In Leishmania mexicana MHOM/GT/2001/U1103 complete genome, chromosome 34, one DNA window encodes the following:
- a CDS encoding putative GTP-binding protein, translating into MGLLERRKAIEEEIARTQKNKKTEYHVGRLKGQLARIKTEMMENAARAAGAKGGDGFDVRKSGDVRCALVGFPSVGKSSFLSRVTQTESEAAGYEFTTLTCIPGKLMHKGTEIQILDLPGIIEGAAEGKGRGRQVIATARTADMIILMLDAAKAEAQRSKIENELESVGIRLNQRFPNVTFKKKTSCSMNVVSYSSTVPQTRGVSEQMVKEVLKDYGIFNADVALREDITVDQFIDVIEGNRKYMPCLYVYNKIDTITMEEMDRLSRLPHSVVLSLHWDLNVGEVIDEVWEHLNIIRIYTKKHGEHPDFGKPFVVKRDASVEHICKRIHKDIASRFKYALVWGTSAKHQPQRVGISHELEDEDVLQIMLRTANE; encoded by the coding sequence ATGGGTCTTCTCGAGCGCAGAAAAGCgatcgaggaggagatcgCGAGAACACAAAAGAACAAAAAGACGGAGTATCATGTCGGCCGTCTCAAGGGGCAGCTGGCGCGCATCAAGACGGAAATGATGGAGAATGCCGCTCGGGCGGCCGGCGCGAAGGGCGGAGACGGCTTCGACGTTCGCAAGAGCGGCGATGTGCGCTGCGCCCTGGTCGGGTTTCCGTCCGTCGGCAAGTCGTCCTTTCTCTCGCGTgtcacacagacagagagtgAGGCGGCCGGCTACGAGTTCACCACGCTGACGTGCATTCCGGGAAAGCTGATGCACAAGGGAACGGAAATTCAAATCCTTGATTTGCCTGGCATTATTGAAGGTGCGGCGGAGGGTAAGGGCCGCGGTCGCCAGGTCATCGCGACGGCGCGCACTGCCGACATGATCATCCTCATGCTCGACGCTGCCAAGGCAGAGGCACAGCGTTCGAAGATTGAGAACGAGCTTGAGTCCGTTGGTATCCGTCTGAATCAGCGCTTCCCCAACGTCACCTTCAAGAAGAAGACATCGTGCAGCATGAATGTCGTGAGCTACAGCTCCACTGTGCCGCAAACAAGGGGCGTCTCCGAGCAGATGGTGAAGGAGGTGCTGAAAGACTATGGTATCTTTAACGCTGATGTGGCCCTGCGCGAAGACATCACTGTCGACCAGTTCATCGACGTGATAGAAGGAAACCGTAAGTACATGCCGTGCCTGTACGTGTACAATAAGATCGACACAATCACTATGGAGGAGATGGACCGCCTGAGTCGCCTGCCGCACTCTGTcgtgctgtcgctgcactGGGACCTCAACGTCGGCGAGGTCATTGATGAGGTGTGGGAGCACCTCAACATCATTCGCATCTACACAAAGAAGCATGGTGAGCACCCGGACTTCGGCAAGCCGTTCGTCGTGAAGCGCGACGCAAGTGTGGAACACATTTGCAAGCGCATTCACAAGGATATTGCGTCACGCTTCAAGTACGCCCTTGTGTGGGGCACGAGCGCGAAGCACCAGCCACAGCGCGTCGGTATTTCACATGAGCTAGAGGACGAGGATGTTCTTCAAATCATGCTAAGAACAGCCAATGAGTAG
- a CDS encoding isopentenyl-diphosphate delta-isomerase,putative — protein sequence MPSRDCTVDREAAVQNRKKDHIDICLHKDVEPHKRHTIWNKYTLPYKALPEVDLQKIETSCEFMGKRISFPFFISSMTGGEAHGRVINENLAKACEAEKIPFGLGSMRIINRYASAVHTFNVKEFCPSVPMLANIGLVQLNYGFGPKEVNNLVDSVHADGLCIHLNHTQEVCQPEGDTNFEGLIEKLRQLLPHIKVPVLVKGVGHGIDYESMVAIKASGVKYVDVSGCGGTSWAWIEGHRQPYKAEEENIGYLFRDIGVPTDVCLRESAPLTVNGDLHLIAGGGIRNGLDVAKALMMGAEYATAAMPFLAAALESSEAVRAVIQRIRQELRVSMFTCGARNIEELRRMKVIELGHL from the coding sequence ATGCCCTCTCGTGATTGCACGGTTGaccgcgaggcggcggtgcagaacCGCAAGAAGGACCACATCGACATTTGCTTGCATAAGGACGTCGAGCCACACAAGAGACACACCATCTGGAACAAGTACACGCTTCCCTACAAGGCACTTCCCGAAGTTGATCTGCAGAAGATCGAGACGTCCTGCGAGTTTATGGGCAAGCGCATCTCCTTTCCCTTCTTCATTTCCTCCATGACCGGCGGTGAGGCGCACGGTCGCGTCATCAACGAGAACCTGGCAAAGGCATGCGAGGCCGAGAAGATCCCGTTCGGGCTTGGTAGCATGCGCATCATCAACCGCTATGCGTCGGCGGTGCACACCTTTAACGTGAAGGAGTTCTGCCCCTCGGTTCCGATGCTAGCCAATATCGGCCTGGTGCAGCTGAACTACGGTTTTGGCCCAAAGGAGGTAAACAACCTCGTGGACTCGGTACACGCCGACGGTCTGTGCATCCACCTGAACCATACGCAAGAGGTCTGCCAGCCGGAGGGCGACACAAACTTTGAGGGCCTGATTGAgaagctgcgccagctgttGCCGCACATCAAGGTGCCGGTACTCGTGAAGGGTGTCGGTCACGGCATTGATTACGAGTCGATGGTGGCCATCAAGGCGAGCGGCGTCAAGTACGTGGACGTTTCGGGATGCGGCGGCACGTCGTGGGCCTGGATCGAGGGCCACCGGCAGCCATACAaggctgaggaggagaacaTTGGTTACCTCTTTCGCGACATCGGTGTGCCTACAGATGTCTGCCTGCGTGAGAGCGCGCCGCTGACCGTCAACGGCGACCTCCACCTTatcgccggcggcggtatCCGCAACGGCTTGGACGTTGCCAAGGCGCTCATGATGGGTGCCGAGTAcgccacagcggcgatgccgttCCTTGCGGCTGCGCTGGAAAGCTCAGAGGCGGTCCGTGCAGTAATTCAGCGTATCCGCCAGGAGCTGCGTGTCTCCATGTTCACCTGCGGTGCTCGCAATATCGAGGAGCTGCGACGCATGAAGGTGATTGAACTCGGCCACCTTTGA
- a CDS encoding putative amino acid permease: protein MKFWDHVSGRGVVGAALSLSVTTIGAGVLVIPSTFQDGGICFVVGMLVFVGAMTVLSIDYLIRCIDCLHLKSYEDISRELLGRWFEETVRWILILYNIGMAAGYIVVIGEIFTPILPLIQPYLPFLTDSSHVMIMAWAFVMLPLSCIPKITKMNYISFVAITATFLISTIIVYRYFVPYDGKHNRGKVTYLSLNERTLLAMPVMMFSFDCQSLVFQIYNNLKTGTRANMMRVASLSISITGLVYLVVGLFGYLTHTPDITGNILTNYDPFKDHLFMFGEAVYSFTVMAAYVLVLFPCRDALFIFLYGHNTATHELAHAAITTRQNLVASVLLSTLSIFLAMQVTGIVVVIALLGGLCSSTICFSYPAAFRIMLHIRGLDRCKPMELVTAICMLVFGVLGGILGTFIAIRM from the coding sequence ATGAAGTTTTGGGATCACGTTTCTGGCcgtggtgtggtgggggCAGCGCTTAGCTTGTCGGTCACCACCATCGGCGCAGGCGTGCTCGTCATTCCATCGACTTTCCAGGACGGCGGCATTTGCTTTGTGGTGGGCATGCTCGTTTTCGTAGGAGCTATGACGGTGCTCTCTATTGACTACTTGATCCGATGCATCGATTGTCTTCACCTCAAGTCGTACGAGGACATCTCACGCGAGCTGCTGGGCCGATGGTTCGAGGAGACAGTGCGGTGGATTCTCATCCTCTACAACATCGGCATGGCGGCTGGCTACATCGTCGTCATTGGTGAGATCTTCACCCCAATACTGCCGCTCATTCAGCCGTATCTGCCCTTCCTGACAGACAGCTCGCACGTGATGATCATGGCGTGGGCTTTCGTAatgctgccgctgtcctGCATCCCGAAAATCACAAAGATGAACTACATCTCCTTCGTCGCCATCACGGCCACCTTTCTCATCTCGACAATTATCGTGTACCGCTACTTTGTCCCGTACGATGGGAAGCACAACCGTGGCAAGGTCACGTATCTGTCATTGAATGAGCGGACGCTTTTGGCTATGCCCGTGATGATGTTCTCGTTCGACTGTCAGTCCCTCGTGTTCCAGATCTACAACAATCTGAAAACGGGCACGCGCGCCAATATGATGAGGGTGGCGTCGCTGAGCATCAGCATCACCGGCTTGGTGTACTTAGTCGTTGGGCTGTTTGGCTACCTCACCCACACCCCTGACATCACCGGCAACATCCTCACAAACTACGACCCTTTCAAGGATCACCTTTTCATGTTCGGCGAGGCGGTGTACTCCTTTACAGTGATGGCCGCCTATGTCCTCGTTTTGTTCCCCTGCCGCGACGCCTTGTTCATTTTCTTGTATGGCCACAACACGGCGACGCACGAGCTGGCGCATGCGGCCATCACCACGCGCCAGAATCTAGTTGCTAGCGTCCTGCTATCCACCTTGAGCATCTTTCTGGCCATGCAAGTCACAGgtatcgtcgtcgtcatcgcgcTTCTCGGAGGTCTCTGTAGCAGCACGATCTGCTTTTCCTACCCGGCTGCGTTTCGCATCATGCTCCACATCAGGGGCCTGGATCGCTGCAAGCCGATGGAGCTCGTCACCGCCATATGCATGCTTGTCTTTGGTGTGTTGGGCGGTATTCTCGGCACTTTCATCGCCATTCGGATGTAa
- a CDS encoding putative amino acid permease — protein MSHASLLAAALSISVTTIGAGVLAIPATFESDGIALVALALLVVGVLTVVSIDFLILCIHKLGAHSYEEISDELLGQAFKEIIRWMLIVYNIGTAVGYIVVIGEIFTPMLPVIRLYVPWLSSSSHIMIASWLWVMLPLSCFPKVSHLYVTSFLAIAATFFISGIIVYRYFVPLNSTPAARNSEEDIKYFRFCRRSLLTLPVVMFAFDCQSLVFQVWTELAYPSRATMAKVATVSVLVTSLVYGVVGFFGYMANTPHVHGNILTNYNPMRDRLFAIGETFYSITVNVAYVLILIPCRDAIFQMWYGFSHTHEALEIPHHSNLLVSVSLSFFCLCLALLAPGFLYIVVLMGAFCSSTLCFTYPALFRQRLHVLGLAPYTGYERLAVWVMYFFGFTGVMMGFFALVGM, from the coding sequence ATGTCTCACGCCTCACTTCTAGCAGCGGCGCTCAGCATATCGGTCACCACCATTGGTGCCGGTGTGCTGGCAATACCAGCCACATTTGAGTCAGATGGGATCGCCCTGGTGGCACTCGCCTTGCTCGTCGTTGGCGtcctcaccgtcgtctcTATTGACTTTCTAATCCTCTGCATTCACAAATTGGGCGCGCATAGCTACGAGGAGATCTCTGACGAGTTGCTCGGGCAAGCCTTCAAAGAAATCATTCGCTGGATGCTGATTGTGTACAACATCGGCACCGCTGTCGGGTACATTGTCGTCATTGGCGAGATATTTACCCCGATGCTGCCGGTGATCCGCTTGTACGTGCCGTGgctctcgtcgtcgtcgcacaTAATGATTGCATCATGGCTGTGGGTGATGCTGCCTTTATCGTGCTTCCCGAAAGTGTCGCACCTGTACGTGACCTCATTCCTAGCCATCGCCGCGACCTTCTTCATCTCCGGCATCATCGTCTACCGCTACTTTGTACCGCTGAACTCGACCCCGGCTGCGAGGAATTCCGAGGAGGACATCAAGTATTTCCGCTTCTGTCGCCGGTCACTCCTGACGCTTCCCGTAGTGATGTTCGCCTTCGACTGTCAATCTCTCGTATTCCAAGTATGGACGGAGCTAGCCTACCCTTCGCGGGCCACCATGGCAAAAGTGGCTACTGTTAGCGTGCTTGTCACAAGTCTTGTCTACGGTGTGGTCGGATTCTTCGGGTACATGGCCAACACACCGCACGTGCACGGCAACATCTTGACCAACTACAACCCGATGCGTGATCGCCTCTTCGCCATCGGCGAAACCTTCTACTCCATCACCGTCAACGTCGCCTACGTCTTGATTCTCATTCCGTGCCGCGATGCCATCTTCCAGATGTGGTACGGCTTCAGCCACACCCACGAGGCTCTAGAGATTCCTCATCACAGCAACCTCCTTGTGAGCGTTTCACTATCGTTTTTTTGCCTGTGTCTCGCACTGCTGGCGCCGGGATTCCTGTACATTGTGGTGCTCATGGGCGCCTTCTGTAGTAGCACGCTGTGCTTCACCTACCCGGCCCTCTTCCGGCAGCGCCTTCACGTTCTCGGGCTGGCACCGTACACCGGGTACGAGCGCCTCGCTGTTTGGGTCATGTACTTCTTTGGGTTTACCGGTGTCATGATGGGCTTTTTTGCCCTTGTTGGGATGTGA
- a CDS encoding diacylglycerol kinase-like protein, with the protein MTSLSHSPRIRDCARTFFALVNLRSGGRRSSEYVLHKLRDTLGADRVWVLFEGGTAERHRSELELFLRKQAPEYVIVAGGDGTISFAMDVIKRLHDQNLLSPNRGVIAPFPLGTGNDFSFTLGFGSGFARWIVLGEKRFQRLMRDYETATVTNVDRWSLHVTTTTPRHPSGLVHTHVFNNYFSIGFDAAVASRLNRFRRRHPYLFTTRPVVKLWYAAFAVMALFAEKKIGSSILLEVDGCCVPVPASAKSIAVCNMLTYAGGSVAWNGDAVDHYAKPSVWDGRVEIVCFYGIWHLALVRLGWCYGKKLGQGTTVCIETDCHSCQFDGEEVLDVADTKGKSTFRIAYFSTSECLTVPPRQETNIFVLLLALAAIVVGIMGILYRSPVS; encoded by the coding sequence ATGACCTCTTTGTCGCACAGCCCCCGCATAAGAGACTGCGCGCGGACGTTTTTTGCGCTCGTGAATCTGCGCAGCGGGGGACGCCGCTCCTCAGAGTACGTGCTCCACAAGCTCCGCGATACACTTGGCGCTGATCGGGTGTGGGTCCTCTTCGAAGGCGGAACTGCGGAGCGTCACCGCTCTGAGCTCGAGCTCTTCCTACGCAAGCAAGCGCCCGAGTACGTCATCGTTGCCGGCGGTGATGGTACCATCTCCTTCGCGATGGATGTAATCAAGCGACTGCACGATCAAAACTTGCTCTCACCCAACCGTGGCGTGATTGCGCCTTTCCCGCTCGGAACCGGCAACGATTTCAGCTTTACGCTCGGCTTCGGCAGTGGTTTTGCACGCTGGATCGTGCTGGGCGAGAAACGCTTCCAGCGCCTGATGCGGGACTACGAGACGGCCACCGTCACAAATGTTGATAGATGGTCTCTTCATGTGACCACCACGACGCCACGGCACCCCAGTGGTTTGGTGCACACCCACGTATTCAACAACTACTTCTCCATCGGCTTTGATGCAGCAGTGGCAAGCCGACTCAACCGCtttcgccgtcgccacccctACCTCTTCACAACTAGGCCAGTGGTCAAACTGTGGTACGCTGCCTTTGCCGTTATGGCTCTCTTTGCCGAAAAGAAGATCGGCTCCTCCATTCTGCTTGAGGTTGACGGGTGCTGCGTACCGGTGCCGGCGAGTGCCAAATCTATCGCGGTGTGCAACATGCTGACGTACGCCGGCGGTTCTGTCGCCTGGAACGGTGATGCTGTTGACCACTACGCCAAGCCGTCTGTGTGGGATGGCCGCGTGGAGATTGTCTGCTTCTATGGCATATGGCATCTGGCGCTTGTGCGCCTCGGCTGGTGCTATGGGAAGAAGCTCGGACAGGGCACCACTGTCTGCATTGAAACCGACTGCCACTCCTGCCAGTTTGATGGCGAAGAGGTGCTAGACGTGGCGGACACTAAGGGCAAATCCACGTTCCGCATTGCCTACTTCTCCACCTCAGAGTGCCTAACCGTGCCGCCACGGCAGGAGACGAATATCTTTGTCCTCCTGCTCGCGCTTGCCGCGATAGTAGTAGGCATCATGGGCATTTTGTACCGCTCCCCCGTATCGTAG
- a CDS encoding p21 antigen protein: protein MSIIKEDDAVGCYMTVTLVDDTKVEGTIFTYNPKEGIIVLLSLRDDQTNMKLIRTPYIKEFSISHAEEGTHLPPALDSFNELPSMHAGRDKSIFKHASTQLKNAEANREKHFNSVTTDTPIATLDAYLKLLRLYPFIEWNSEEGVIQVSDTVIVVGDPDWRTPKAMLVDGAPEKDRPLVDRLQVALGSGKK from the coding sequence ATGAGCATTATCaaggaggacgacgccgtgGGCTGCTACATGACGGTGACCCTCGTGGACGACACCAAGGTGGAGGGTACCATCTTCACCTACAATCCCAAGGAGGGCATCATAGTACTCCTGTCCCTTCGCGACGATCAGACGAACATGAAGCTAATCCGCACTCCATACATCAAAGAGTTCAGCATTTCACACGCTGAGGAGGGAACGCACCTGCCCCCGGCACTGGACTCCTTCAACGAACTTCCGTCCATGCACGCCGGACGCGACAAGTCCATCTTCAAGCACGCCAGCACGCAGCTCAAGAACGCCGAGGCGAACCGCGAAAAGCACTTCAACTCTGTCACGACCGACACACCGATCGCCACACTCGATGCGTACCTCAAGCTCCTGCGGCTATACCCCTTCATTGAGTGGAACAGCGAAGAGGGTGTCATCCAGGTCTCTGACACCGTCATTGTCGTAGGGGACCCCGACTGGCGGACACCCAAGGCAATGCTGGTGGACGGTGCCCCTGAGAAGGACAGACCGCTCGTAGACCGCCTGCAGGTGGCGCTCGGAAGCGGCAAGAAGTGA